The Bdellovibrionales bacterium genome has a segment encoding these proteins:
- a CDS encoding phage portal protein, whose translation MDAFTTGTVKKIDFIERDNNVVPKAMQQVFDDMQYNLAWFAGDQEALKHRYKGEGKHYFWSRVANKPMPAYHLPLPAAISQLASDYLFGEETKFLIKGDGDQIAQAQQIALNVMLDNANMDSLLTESGEIASAAGGVVFKVIVDGELSNRPIIVLVKPDDAIVTFKHGIVTNIRFVHKLDKMNDDRYIWLIEDYNGRGEIVSTIHEGAADGNMTKERPELLERYEIEPVFRTGYDGVAAVYIPNRRPNRKFLASGFGASDYQGVRQMFDSLDETYTSWINDIRLAKGRLHIPETFIDYDDEGNSAFDMDNDIYRKLSGAAAMGDGSADKFAITQFAIRSDDFYKACIFIVQQIITTIGYSTQSFGITSETSQTATESNNRERKSYLTTSKKRRHFERGLKQLIDIMRAVSNEHFGAGFDMSLPVTVDFGDAVESDVSQLATVIDMLFRAQSASIETRVRYFNPSWTDEEVQQEVERIRDENGLNAGSFSSVIDQSGV comes from the coding sequence ATGGACGCGTTCACAACTGGAACGGTTAAGAAGATTGATTTTATTGAGCGGGATAACAACGTCGTGCCGAAAGCCATGCAACAGGTATTCGATGATATGCAATACAACCTAGCGTGGTTCGCAGGCGATCAGGAAGCGTTGAAGCATCGGTACAAAGGCGAAGGGAAACATTATTTTTGGTCACGCGTGGCGAACAAACCAATGCCGGCCTATCATTTACCGTTGCCCGCTGCCATTAGTCAGTTGGCGAGCGATTACCTATTCGGTGAGGAAACGAAGTTTCTAATCAAGGGTGACGGCGACCAAATCGCACAGGCGCAACAGATCGCGTTAAACGTCATGCTCGACAATGCCAACATGGATTCGTTATTGACGGAGAGCGGGGAGATTGCGAGCGCGGCGGGTGGAGTCGTGTTCAAGGTCATCGTAGACGGGGAACTATCGAACCGTCCGATCATCGTGCTCGTCAAACCGGATGACGCAATCGTTACGTTCAAACACGGGATTGTCACGAACATTCGTTTCGTTCATAAGCTCGATAAGATGAATGATGACCGCTATATTTGGTTGATTGAGGATTACAACGGCCGCGGGGAAATCGTATCGACCATTCACGAAGGGGCAGCAGACGGCAACATGACGAAAGAGCGGCCGGAATTGCTCGAGCGCTATGAAATTGAACCAGTGTTCCGTACCGGTTACGACGGCGTGGCAGCGGTGTACATCCCGAACCGACGACCGAACCGGAAGTTTCTCGCGAGCGGGTTCGGCGCATCGGACTATCAAGGCGTCCGGCAAATGTTCGACTCACTCGATGAAACCTATACATCGTGGATCAATGACATTCGGTTGGCTAAGGGGCGGCTTCATATCCCGGAAACGTTTATTGACTATGACGACGAGGGAAACAGCGCGTTTGACATGGATAACGACATCTATCGCAAGTTGTCGGGAGCGGCCGCGATGGGTGACGGTAGCGCCGATAAATTCGCGATCACGCAATTCGCAATCCGTTCGGACGATTTCTATAAGGCGTGTATTTTTATCGTGCAGCAGATCATCACGACTATCGGATATTCGACACAATCGTTCGGCATCACGTCGGAAACGTCACAGACGGCCACGGAGTCGAACAACCGGGAACGCAAGTCATACCTCACGACGAGCAAGAAGCGTCGGCATTTCGAACGCGGGTTGAAACAGCTCATTGACATCATGCGCGCGGTATCGAACGAACATTTCGGGGCAGGGTTTGATATGTCGCTTCCTGTAACGGTTGATTTCGGGGACGCGGTAGAATCGGACGTGTCGCAACTGGCTACGGTCATTGATATGTTGTTCCGTGCTCAATCGGCCAGTATCGAAACGCGGGTTCGTTACTTCAATCCATCATGGACGGACGAGGAAGTGCAACAGGAAGTTGAACGGATTCGTGACGAGAACGGTTTGAACGCCGGTTCTTTCAGCAGCGTGATTGACCAAAGCGGGGTGTAA